A genomic window from Cyprinus carpio isolate SPL01 chromosome A2, ASM1834038v1, whole genome shotgun sequence includes:
- the si:dkeyp-68b7.7 gene encoding zinc finger protein 79: protein MSSLQAQISAIMEVLAKAAVAEISQLLEEDAAALHQEIRRKNEEIRGLKNRLLLTETRLQRATADRCSIGVQVQLTDTRVSAPSVDLSQETGLVTEEKPHYSHTLELKREDPVTCSAEPEEEELSGLEFEMKIEQVEESQNHRDDGNAHPWGSKALGDPEIRLRGSEQHSQTFPDPYVMLEEPTAPSSSALFAYSHQNESFGASGDVEYGLDPHSSSCLAKTLSQRPYQESHPQPKPFRCEECGKGFTQRTRLITHRRIHTGEKPFRCQLCGKTFSRQDNCLRHMRLHSGQR from the exons ATGAGCTCGTTACAGGCGCAGATCTCCGCGATCATGGAGGTGCTGGCGAAGGCGGCGGTGGCGGAGATCAGTCAGCTGCTGGAGGAAGACGCTGCTGCTCTTCATCAGGAGATCCGGAGGAAGAACGAGGAGATCCGGGGACTGAAGAACCGCCTGCTGCTCACCGAGACCAGACTTCAGAGAGCCACCGCAGACAGATGCTCCATCGGTGTACAGGTGCAGCTCACGGACACCA GAGTATCGGCTCCTTCGGTCGATCTCAGTCAGGAGACGGGTCTCGTCACAGAGGAGAAGCCTCATTACTCCCACACGCTGGAGCTGAAGCGGGAAGATCCCGTCACGTGCTCAGCAGAGCCGGAGGAAGAGGAGCTCAGCGGCCTGGAGTTTGAGATGAAGATCGAGCAGGTGGAGGAGAGCCAAAACCACCGCGACGATGGAAACGCTCATCCGTGGGGTTCGAAAGCGCTTGGCGATCCGGAGATCCGTCTGAGAGGGTCGGAGCAGCATTCCCAGACTTTCCCAGATCCGTATGTGATGCTGGAGGAACCCACGGCTCCGTCTTCCTCCGCTCTGTTCGCATACTCTCACCAGAACGAGAGCTTCGGCGCTTCTGGAGACGTCGAGTACGGATTGGATCCTCATTCGAGCTCGTGTCTGGCCAAAACTCTCTCGCAGCGTCCGTACCAGGAAAGCCATCCGCAGCCCAAACCGTTCCGCTGCGAGGAGTGCGGGAAGGGCTTCACACAGCGGACGCGTCTGATCACACACAGACGAATTCACACGGGCGAGAAACCCTTCCGCTGTCAGCTGTGCGGGAAAACCTTCTCCAGACAGGACAACTGTCTCCGACACATGCGTCTGCACAGCGGACAGAGATGA
- the si:dkeyp-68b7.5 gene encoding zinc finger protein 205: MSASVDIHAQLASILERFAKCALLEMSRAVEQEMTRRQMETETLLVKLQFTESELRSARQSQAYPRSVGTQVNNSGQREVNLNLVKFNENFDGETQTETYTDDSSAQTFALNIQEDGIKSIRIKEEHMDEGQWDSGPISPALCPLGPEVEDQDSFSAGTTGPAREGRSKIKPSGLWNSPVSEEYPINSEGQSLDASPLESGERYENRRPDLNTQHPVEEAYRPEEVSLRANPSAAERSSRCPQCGKTFTTRFYLKIHQRIHTGERPYTCPQCGKGFYCNSHLISHQRSHTGEKPYSCEECGKSYSHLNSLKLHQRSHTEEEAYAYW, encoded by the exons ATGTCCGCGTCGGTCGATATCCACGCGCAGCTGGCGTCGATCCTCGAGCGCTTCGCCAAATGCGCGCTGCTGGAGATGAGTCGCGCGGTGGAGCAGGAGATGACGCGCCGCCAGATGGAGACGGAGACGCTGCTGGTCAAGCTTCAGTTCACCGAGAGCGAGCTGCGATCGGCGCGACAGAGTCAGGCGTACCCGCGCTCCGTGGGAACACAAGTCAACAACAGCGGACAGAGAG AGGTGAACCTCAACCTTGTGAAGTTCAATGAAAACTTTGACggagaaacacagacagagacgTACACAGACGATTCTTCAGCACAGACATTCGCACTGAAT ATACAGGAAGATGGAATCAAATCCATTCGGATCAAAGAGGAGCACATGGATGAAGGACAGTGGGACAGCGGACCGA TATCTCCTGCTCTTTGCCCGTTGGGTCCAGAGGTGGAAGACCAGGACAGTTTCAGCGCGGGAACAACAGGACCAGCTAGAGAGG GCCGGAGTAAAATCAAGCCCAGCGGATTGTGGAATTCACCCGTTTCTGAGGAATATCCCATCAACTCCGAAGGCCAGAGTTTGGACGCGTCTCCTCTGGAATCAGGCGAGCGATACGAGAACCGACGGCCGGATCTGAACACACAGCACCCCGTGGAGGAAGCGTACAGACCGGAGGAGGTCTCCCTGCGTGCGAACCCATCAGCGGCGGAGAGGAGCTCTCGCTGCCCTCAGTGCGGAAAGACCTTCACTACACGCTTCTACCTGAAGATCCACCAGCGCATCCACACCGGAGAGAGACCCTACACCTGCCCACAGTGCGGCAAGGGCTTCTACTGCAACTCACACCTGATCTCACACCAGCGCTcgcacaccggagagaaaccctACAGCTGCGAGGAGTGCGGCAAGTCTTACTCGCACTTAAACTCGCTCAAACTGCACCAGCGCAGCCACACAGAAGAAGAGGCGTATGCGTACTGGTGA
- the LOC109063564 gene encoding LOW QUALITY PROTEIN: glutamate-rich protein 3-like (The sequence of the model RefSeq protein was modified relative to this genomic sequence to represent the inferred CDS: inserted 2 bases in 1 codon) yields the protein MRRGRKKGGNRDKVFGCDLLEHLNSTGQDIPQVLRSCSEFIEKHGIVDGIYRLSGVSSNTQKLRSEFDSEGSPDLNKDLYLQDIHCVSSLCKAYFRELPNPLLTYELYDRFADAVAVQLEDERLVKIKEVLKDLPALHYRTLEFLMRHLVKMSTFASQTNMHARNLAIVWAPNLLRSKDIESTGFNGTAAFMEVRVQSIVVEFILTHVAEVFSGSGLSAERRKSLPSPSILSCSDEPFFKSLPFCPGNLSPGDGPPPMRPYHAIIDGTDKRKGSLKGRKWKSIFNLGGRLQDPRKKNKYCPKDKEKTALRPAKSMDSLSSGPFAVDDSKHPPPLVLSTVSGSSEGVASVGGGMSSGYAVTYRRTGGAQVSMVSGGTAGTYNRLESGGGAEGMSQGVARSPGMTSKADRRAGIHISGPFSVTVPLHITSGLALGVLHGGWNEKEQTLQGDEAEDEDFKSTETETESTDGNPQSKNDDVQEGERETNSYVKSQVDCGKDIAEITKKENDMPEKGDASNAIEAEKEHLSPNQESFEENVEDTQPQNKVENTEEDYMDMRGNLHQEPVSPNYYEDMEFPDPDLPMDFQEAFGFLDSMDSCAANQVEFSVEAPCFENEYEDEEDENKDSLSQNCTNERQTPAAKGNSPSFTHRPLPGKSHSLPFKSCPFLPALSLSSDDEYSPADDDDDDDDDDESDKGSEYEEMFCRSLPASRGFQRLSWSCPQTTADSFTSNDIDLHTNQSNALPPENNNDVQPIDQSEDAIPAASALTDSSEPAFDPSVCEEHLSSAVLKTDEVCIDEKKNDERDSEDAENDKQKMIGQEDPESEASEEDTYFGPDSIPSSPEPGQTETDSTSVPDPIPALSPAEDAQQVLDADGYHGNSEVIITAELTDADCVSLAPQDQPPEEQTQIINETKTEEGQTVEDETREETEDIVELEKCTENQGEECENNNKTDTDEGKCDDVEEDAKSGSEEECIDGNEEQKQVDTTERKEDFMENSGDCEENANDGPEEGEQDKYEAGRQDDLEENSGDCEENAKDGFKEEAKRQDLEKNSEEGDEEHAKGEQEPKRQEVLKENNGESEKVDEEHTKEGEQDKNEAERQEDLEEKNGECEENSKEGEKHRNEAERQEDLEESSEGISEEDVNVKTESSVEGDLPPEGGDDPERSRLMQRPDEIQHGQTESKETEEEISAAPPKRSPHKPANPSKAVPVVPPKPQTSKLTAFTLRKQLQDRQHDDKEAQGETTDQEHGTETKAPQRESAENCKTQPRRADVDGTRLDSEGPTERREAWDGGADQRRDADREAKRNSGISMCFDEAVARXTEKRSRGRESTERLSGAQWDRDSRKDGKTDSLDN from the exons ATGAGGAGAGGCCGGAAAAAAGGAGGTAATCGGGACAAAGTGTTCGGATGCGACCTGCTGGAGCACCTCAACTCCACCGGACAGGACA TTCCTCAAGTGTTGCGCAGCTGTAGTGAGTTCATCGAGAAACATGGGATCGTCGACGGGATCTACAGACTCTCTGGAGTGTCATCCAACACACAGAAGCTAAG gagtgaGTTCGACAGTGAAGGATCTCCTGACCTCAATAAGGACCTGTATCTGCAGGACATTCACTGCGTCAGCTCTCTGTGTAAGGCGTATTTCAGAGAGCTGCCCAACCCTCTGCTCACATACGAGCTGTACGACCGCTTCGCC GACGCAGTGGCGGTTCAGCTGGAGGACGAGCGGCTCGTGAAGATTAAAGAGGTTCTGAAGGATCTACCAGCTCTTCATTACAG GACACTGGAGTTTTTGATGCGTCATCTGGTCAAGATGTCCACATTCGCCTCTCAGACCAACATGCACGCCAGGAACCTGGCCATCGTCTGGGCCCCGAACctcctcag ATCGAAGGACATCGAGTCGACCGGTTTTAACGGCACCGCGGCGTTCATGGAGGTTCGGGTTCAGTCCATCGTGGTGGAGTTTATTCTCACTCATGTGGCCGAGGTTTTCTCAGGAAGCG GATTGTCTGCGGAGCGCCGGAAGTCCCTGCCATCTCCCTCCATACTGTCCTGTTCGGACGAGCCTTTCTTCAAGTCTTTACCATTCTGTCCAGGAAACCTCAGTCCAGGAGACGGACCTCCGCCCATGCGGCCGTACCACGCTATTATTGATGGCACTGACAA GAGGAAGGGCTCCCTCAAAGGAAGGAAGTGGAAATCCATTTTTAATTTGGGCGGGAGACTCCAAGATCCACGCAAGAAGAACAAATACTGCCCTAAAG ATAAAGAAAAGACGGCTCTGAGGCCGGCGAAGAGCATGGACTCTCTGAGCTCAGGTCCTTTTGCAGTAGACG ATTCCAAACATCCTCCTCCTCTGGTTCTGTCCACGGTGTCGGGCAGCTCAGAGGGCGTGGCTTCTGTCGGTGGGGGCATGTCCAGTGGATACGCAGTGACCTACAGGCGAACAGGCGGAGCTCAGGTCAGCATGGTGAGTGGAGGAACCGCGGGAACTTATAACCGTCTGGAGTCTGGGGGCGGAGCCGAGGGCATGTCACAGGGCGTGGCCAGATCACCCGGAATGACCAGCAAAGCAGACCGGCGCGCTGGGATACACATATCAGGGCCATTTTCTGTGACCGTCCCGCTTCATATAACGTCTGGATTGGCTCTGGGTGTTCTGCACGGCGGATGGAACGAGAAGGAACAAACTCTGCAAGGAGATGAAGCTGAAGACGAGGACTTTAAGagcacagaaacagagacagagtcCACAGATGGGAATCCACAGAGCAAAAATGATGATGTTCAAGAGGGGGAAAGAGAAACTAATAGTTATGTGAAAAGTCAGGTGGACTGTGGGAAGGATATAGCAGAGATTACAAAAAAGGAGAATGACATGCCAGAAAAAGGAGACGCATCGAATGCCATAGAAGCAGAGAAAGAACATCTGAGTCCGAATCAAGAGTCTTTTGAGGAAAATGTAGAAGATACACAACCACAAAACAAAGTGGAAAACACAGAAGAGGATTACATGG acatgagaggaaacctacatcAAGAACCCGTCAGTCCAAACTACTATGAGGACATGGAGTTTCCAGACCCAGATCTGCCAATGGATTTCCAGGAAGCCTTCGGGTTCCTGGATTCGATGGACAGCTGTGCTGCAAACCag GTTGAGTTCTCAGTCGAGGCGCCTTGTTTTGAGAACGAatatgaggatgaggaggatgaaaACAAGGACAGTCTGTCGCAAAACTGCACTAATGAGCGTCAAACACCTGCAGCCAAAGGCAACAGCCCATCCTTCACACACAGGCCTCTTCCTGGAAAATCACACAGCCTGCCATTTAAGTCCTGCCCCTTCCTGCCGGCCCTCTCATTATCCTCAGACGACGAGTACAGtcctgctgatgatgatgatgatgatgatgatgatgatgagtctGATAAAGGTTCTGAATATGAGGAGATGTTTTGTAGGAGTCTCCCAGCCAGTCGGGGTTTTCAGAGACTGTCATGGTCTTGTCCACAAACCACCGCTGACTCATTTACTAGCAATGATATAGATCTTCACACTAACCAATCAAACGCACTTCCTCCAGAGAACAACAATGATGTGCAACCCATCGACCAATCAGAAGATGCGATTCCTGCAGCTTCTGCATTGACAGACAGTAGTGAACCTGCCTTTGACCCATCAGTTTGTGAAGAACATCTCAGTTCAGCTGTATTAAAGACAGACGAAGTGTGTATAGATGAAAAGAAGAACGACGAGAGAGATTCAGAGGACGCGGAGaatgataaacaaaaaatgat AGGACAAGAGGATCCAGAGAGTGAAGCCAGTGAAGAAGACACTTATTTTGGACCGGACTCGATTCCTTCTTCACCAGAACCCGGCCAAACTGAGACCGACAGCACCAGCGTTCCTGATCCCATCCCAGCACTGTCTCCAGCTGAAGATGCTCAGCAGGTGCTGGATGCTGACGGTTACCATGGTAACAGTGAGGTAATAATCACCGCTGAGCTCACGGATGCAGACTGCGTCTCGCTGGCTCCTCAAGACCAACCACCAGAGGAACAAACACAGATTATCAATGAAACAAAGACTGAAGAGGGTCAAACGGTGGAGGATGAGACGAGAGAGGAAACAGAAGATATAGTGGAGTTGGAAAAATGCACAGAAAATCAAGGAGAAGAGTgtgagaacaacaacaaaacagataCAGATGAAGGAAAGTGTGATGATGTTGAAGAAGATGCAAAATCTGGATCTGAAGAGGAATGTATTGATGGGAACGAAGAACAAAAACAAGTGGACACAACTGAAAGAAAAGAGGATTTCATGGAAAATAGTGGAGATTGTGAGGAAAATGCAAATGATGGACCTGAAGAAGGAGAACAAGACAAATACGAAGCTGGAAGACAAGACGATTTAGAGGAAAATAGTGGAGATTGTGAGGAAAATGCAAAAGATGGATTTAAAGAAGAAGCCAAAAGACAAGATTTAGAGAAAAACAGTGAAGAAGGAGATGAAGAACACGCAAAAGGAGAACAAGAACCTAAAAGACAAGAAGTTTTGAAGGAGAATAATGGAGAATCTGAGAAGGTAGATGAGGAACATACAAAAGAAGGAGAACAAGACAAAAACGAAGCTGAGAGACAAGAAGatttagaggaaaaaaatggAGAATGTGAGGAAAATTCAAAAGAAGGAGAAAAACATAGAAACGAAGCTGAAAGACAAGAAGATTTAGAGGAAAGCAGTGAAGGAATCTCTGAGGAGGACGTGAACGTAAAAACAGAAAGTTCTGTTGAGGGAGATCTTCCTCCTGAAGGTGGAGACGATCCGGAAAGGTCCAGACTCATGCAGCGACCAGATGAGATTCAACACGGACAAACAGAAAGCAAAGAGACGGAAGAGGAGATCTCAGCAGCGCCTCCCAAACGCTCTCCACATAAACCTGCGAATCCCTCGAAAGCGGTTCCTGTCGTTCCTCCCAAACCTCAGACCTCCAAACTCACGGCGTTCACGCTCAGAAAACAGCTTCAGGACAGACAACATGACGATAAAGAGGCGCAGGGCGAGACAACCGACCAAGAACACGGAACCGAAACTAAAGCGCCGCAGAGAGAAAGCGCAGAGAACTGTAAAACACAGCCGAGGCGTGCTGACGTGGACGGGACGAGGCTGGACTCCGAGGGTCCCACGGAGAGACGGGAAGCGTGGGACGGAGGAGCGGATCAGAGGAGAGACGCAGACAGAGAGGCCAAGAGGAACAGCGGCATCAGCATGTGTTTCGATGAAGCTGTGGCTCG CACGGAGAAGAGGAGCCGAGGGAGAGAGAGCACAGAGAGACTGTCCGGAGCGCAGTGGGACAGAGACAGCCGGAAAGACGGGAAAACTGACTCACTTGATAACTAA